A window of Salarias fasciatus unplaced genomic scaffold, fSalaFa1.1, whole genome shotgun sequence contains these coding sequences:
- the setd4 gene encoding SET domain-containing protein 4 yields MPGGAGGAGGADGAGGADGVMPGGAGGAGLARGRPAGRTARKRRRRKRSDGVSLTTPLDHLPGFIRLQKFLHHRGFDSPLLQPAHFPETGRGLQTLQTIQPDQLIISLPESCLLTSSTVLDSELGPYIKRWEPRLSPLVALCVFLVCERCKGEASDWFPYIDVLPSSYTCPAYFSDDVMAALPSGLRGRALEQRAELRELHSSNQDFFRSLTPLLRRPAEDVLTPEALRWAWCSVNTRSVFMKRPPSSFLSGPDPYALAPFLDLLNHQPSVQVRAGFNQDSRCYEVRSVSRTRRFQQVFINYGAHDSQRLLLDYGFLAPENPHSVVYVEADVLWDVLGGDGSLTQKMRFLEENGFLQNLSVSRDGPGWRLLTALRLASLPQTLYHQWKPVLLGQPVCEEREEWSLRTAKTVCQRLLQDTHSALHQMPRPLPCGEPALRQQLQLVAALREEERCIVGSCLEALEQACRR; encoded by the exons ATGccgggtggagctggtggagctg gtggagctgatggagctggtggagctgatggagtgATGccgggtggagcgggtggagcgggCCTGGCTCGGGGTCGTCCAGCTGGTCGAActgcgaggaagaggaggaggaggaagaggagtgatgGAGTCTCTCTGACAA ctcctctggaCCACCTTCCTGGGTTCATCAGGCTCCAGAAGTTTCTCCACCACCGAGGCTTCGACTCTCCGCTGCTGCAGCCGGCCCACTTCCCCG aaacaggaagaggactgcagaccctccagaccatCCAG CCCGATCAGCTGATCATCTCTCTGCCAGAGTCCTGTCTCCTCACCTCGTCCACGGTGCTGGACAGCGAGCTGGGACCCTACATCAAGAG GTGGGAACCTCGTCTTTCGCCACTGGTGGCGCTCTGCGTCTTCTTGGTGTGTGAGCGCTGCAAAGGCGAAGCCTCTGATTGGTTCCCGTACATCGACGTGCTGCCCAGCAGCTACACCTGCCCCGCCTACTTCTCCGATGACGTCATGGCCGCCCTGCCCAGCGGCCTGAGGGGGCGGGCCTTAGAGCAGCGGGCGGAGCTACGGGAGCTGCACTCGTCCAATCAGGACTTCTTCAG GTCGTTGACGCCGCTCCTGAGACGTCCGGCGGAGGACGTGTTGACGCCGGAGGCTCTGAG GTGGGCCTGGTGTAGCGTCAACACCCGGTCCGTCTTCATGAAGCGTCCgcccagcagcttcctgtccgGACCAGACCCCTATGCTCTGGCTCCCTTCCTGGACCTGCTGAACCATCAGCCCAGCGTGCAG GTCCGGGCGGGCTTTAACCAGGACAGCCGGTGTTATGAAGTCCGCAGCGTCTCGCGGACGCGGCGTTTCCAGCAGGTCTTCATAAACTACGGCGCTCATGACAgccagcgcctcctgctggactACGGCTTCCTGGCCCCAGAAAACCCTCACAGCGTGGTCTACGTGGAAGCAG ATGTCCTCTGGGACGTCTTAGGAGGAGATGGGAGTTTGACTCAGAAGATGAGGTTCCTGGAGGAGAACGGGTTCCTGCA GAACCTGAGCGTGTCCCGAGACGGTCCGGGGTGGAGGCTGCTGACGGCGCTGAGACTGGCGTCCCTGCCGCAGACGCTGTA tcaccAGTGGAAGCCAGTGCTGCTCGGCCAGCCAgtgtgtgaagagagagaggagtggagccTCCGGACAGCAAAGACAGTCTgtcagcgcctcctgcaggacacacactccgctctgcaccag